A stretch of DNA from Rickettsia hoogstraalii:
CCATAGTACAATTAAAGTATTTTGCTATTTTTAAGATTGTATCTATTTCAGGATTGAATTCACGATTAGCTTCCACTCTCATAATTCTACTAACAGTCGTATAAGGGATATTAGTGACTTCGGCAAGATATTTACGATCTATCTTTTCTTGTTTTAATTTTTCTTCTAAAAATTCTTTCACTTTAGTAGCAAGTGCCATATTAATAACCTCTGAATAAATAAAGGATAGATATATACAAAGTTTGTCGAGTATTACCAGCCTTGTTACAATGTCTTCCGCATAGCCAGAGCCATACAACAACGAGTATTACCAAACATTTTTTATAATTATAGGTAATTTATAAGACCTTATAATTACCAAATCAAACCTGATATTATAATTTCTATATTTAGAATTGCTACTTAAAAACATTTCAGCAGCCCTAGTAATTCTTCTTTGCTGATTGAAAGATACAAATCTATCATCAATTTTAGAGCTTCTTGCTTTGACTTCAATAAAAACAATTTCTTTATTACGTAACACAATAATATCTATTTCACCGACATAATAACGTTTTCTATGATGCAGTATTTGATAAAATTTTAATTTATAGATTATTATACAAATATATTCGGCAATAATGCCGAAATAATCCTTTTTCATTATTCCTTAGGTAACAATACTTGCACAAATTCCGTTTTAGATAGATCAGCTGCTACATTTACCATAACATCATGTTCCGTAACTTTAGACACATAACCCACTAAAATACCTGCAGGATAAATATTACCGTGTCCGGAGGTTACTATCTCCTCATCTTTTTGTACTAAATGATTGTTAGGCAAGTATAAAATTTTACTATTATTATTATTACCTGCTAAAATACCTTGTTCTCTTGAAGAATTAGCTTTAATAGGTATTCTAGAATTAACATCGCTAATTAACATTACTTTAGCATAACTATTACTCACTTCTATTACTTTTCCTATTAATTTTCCTGAATTAACAACGATTTGATCAGGTTCAATGCCTTGCTTTTTACCTGCAGAAATCAAAGCAGTTCTAGAAAAGGGATTAAAGGAAACACTAAGTAATTTAGTAGTAATGTATTCAAATTCTTCTTCTTCAGCAATCGTTAACAAATCTTTTAATGCAATATTTTCAGCTCTTACCGATTCTACTTCACTTTGCAAATGTTGTAATCTTGCTATTTCAAGTTTAAGTTCTATATTTTTTCGTTCTAAATCTTGAAAATAAACAAATTTTTGTGTTATTGAATTTATATATTCAAATATATCTTCATAAACTGCTAAACCGGTTGATACTATACTACCGGTTATCTCAAGTGATATACTAGATATTTTTTTAGGCGTAGTAAAAAATAAATATACAGACAATCCAAGCCCAAATATAACAAAAAAACGCTTAAGAGTATTTGATATTATTCTTATTAATTCTAATGAATTTGAAGAATTTTTTACTCTATTTGCAAGTATTGCCATTTTTAATCCTGTTTAAATAGTACATGTTTTAGCTTTGTAAAATCTTCAAGTACTTTTCCTGTTCCAAGTGCCACGCAAGAGAGGGCATCATCTGCAACTATTACCGGCAATTTAGTGGCTTCACTAAGAACAAAGTCAAGATTTCGTAATAATGAGCCACCGCCTGTTAAAACAATTCCCTTATCAACTATATCTGAAGATAACTCAGGAGGTGTTGCTTCTAGTGCTACTTTTACCGCTTCAACAATTTGACTTACCGGTTCAATTAGACTATCAGCAATTTGTCTTTCGTTCAATATCATTTCTTTAGGAATACCGTAAATTAAATCACGTCCTTTAATTTCCATTTTTCTTGGTTCAGCGTTTTCATCTACATAAGCCGTACCTATTTCTTGCTTTATCTTTTCGGCAGTAGCCTCACCTATCAATAGGTTATAGTGCCTCCTTATATATGAGATAATAGCTTCATCCATCTTATCACCGCCGACTCTTACCGACCTTGCATATACTATGCCCCCTAGTGATAAAACTGCAACTTCCGTAGTGCCTCCTCCAATATCAACAATCATCGAACCGGTCGCTTCCGTTACGGGTAGCCCTGCACCAATCGCCGCCGCCATAGGTTCTTCAATTAAATAAACATCCCTACCCCCTGCACTTTCTGCTGCTTCTTGGATAGCACGACGCTCAACCGGCGTAGAACCGGAAGGCACACAAATAACAATTGTCGGACCAAAAAAAGAGCGACGATTATGCACCATTCTAATAAAATACTTTATCATTTCCTCTGCACCCTTAAAATCGGCAATAACACCGTCTTTTAAAGGTCTTTTTGCTTCAATATCCGTAGGAGTACGCCCAAGCATCATTTTTGCTTCATGACCATAAGCATAAGGCACAAAAGCACCGTCTTTTTTTATTAAAGCAATAACAGAAGGTTCCCTTAGAACAATTCCACGGCTTTTTTGATAGACAATAGTATTTGCCGTACCAAGATCTATGGCCATACCGGAAGAAAACCCTTCCAAAAATTTCATTATCATTTTATTTTTTCTCTCTAAATTCTAAAAACGCTTCTATGGAACTGTTAATAAAATAAACAGTCCCATAGTAAATAAAAATTTAATTATAGACGAAGTTTAATTTGGAAAAGAGCAAGAAGCCTCGGAATTTTTGACCGCAGCGTAGATACTACGTGAGGATCAAAAATGAGAAGCGACGCAGCCAATTTTTCAAATTAAACGAGTATATATTAAATTTCCTTATAATGTAAAATAATAAAGCTACTAATAAAAAATATTAGCATACTAGGCAATAAAATAGCAGCAATTAAAGACAAATTATTATAAGTAAGTATTTTTAATAATATTTCTGATAACGAATATGCTATAAAACCTGAAAATAAACCTAATATCAGTATTTTTTCTTGGGAATTATCACGCTGTTTAAGACTAATAAAACAACTTGCTAAAATTACGGTTGCCATCATCATTATAGGCTTAAATAATTGCTTGTAATAATAAATTTGATAATTAATAGCCGGTAAACCTGAATTTAATAATTCATTAATTAATTTAGGTAAAGCCCAAATAGAAACCATTTCAGGACGAATAAATTTATTTACTAAACTATTAATTGATAAATTTGTCTGTATAGTTAAATTATTGTAAGCCTTAGTTTCCTCTTTTGTAAAAACCTTAACTCTATTTAAATGTAACATTTTATTTTCAATAATACCGTATAATGCATCAATTCTCTTTAAAAAAGAATTATTACTATCAACAAATAAAATTGTAATATTATTTAATTTTTTCTCGGCAACATTAATAAATTGTGTTTGGATAATTTGATTTTCATCATTTAAAGATTCAAAAAATAATAAACCTGATTTAGATATTATACCCTCACTCAAGGCTTTTTTAGTTAGTTTTGCTTCTAATAACTCATATTTTTGTAAGCCTATAGTACCGATAGGATTCAATATAGTCGTAAAAACTATACCTAAAATTAAAGTTACAATACATGGAATAACAAGCACTTGCCAAATATGAATACCACTAGATAACATAGCCGTTAATTCATTATTTTTTGTTAGATTTCTAAGAAAAAATAACATAGCGGTAAAACTAATCAACGAAGATACTTGACCTAGTAAATAAGGAATCTTATATAAGATAAGTCTCCAAAAAAAACTAAAAGGAACATAAATATTTTTGAATTTTTGTAAAAGATCAAAAATATTTGAGATGATTAATAGCCCAATTAAAAGAAATAATATAATAAAGAAACACTTAGAATATAATTTAGTAAGATACCAAGAAAGTGTTTTTAGATTAATCATTATAAATTCAGTGCTAATACGAATTTAAATAAGAATTTGTGTGGTGGGGCTGGTAGGACTTGAACCTACGACCACACCGTTATGAGCGGCGTGCTCTAACCAACTGAGCTACAGCCCCTTTTCACTTGAAATTTATATAATTATTATGCCGTTAAGTCTAGTAAAATTTTTATATTTTTGAAGTATTGTCTAAAAAACAGGGCAATGTGGATCAGTTTTTTCGTCATTGCGAGCGACTAAAGGCATTGTTGCATGGATTGAAAAACCTATTTTATGTCATTCCTGCGGAAGCAGGAATCCAAAAAAAGTATCAATACAACAAGTTTTTAAAATTAAAAGCTGAGGTTATCTCGCTTTATGCTGGATTCCTGCTTCCGCAGGAATGACATAAAGAGTATTTACCGTTTTACACAGGACAGGAATGACATAACAGGTTATAAATAAAAAAAGTCGAGCTTATCACTCGACCTTTTAAATTACTAAATAATAAATTTAGTAATTAATTTTAGTGATGTACAACTGTTACAGCTCTACGATTATAAGCAAAAGCTTCTTCAGTATTACCCATCATAGCAGGTCTATCTTTACCATAAGAGATTGTATTTAATCTGCTATGGTCGATTCCTTTATGAGCTAAGAATTTTTTCGCTGCTGCTGCTCTTCTTTCACCTAAACCTAAGTTATATTCTCTGGTACCTCTTTCATCGCAATGTCCTTCAACAGTAGCTTTTACTTCAGGATGCTTTGATAACCAGCAAGCTTGTCTCTCTAGTTCTTCTTTAGCCTTTGGTGATAAAGCAGAGCTATCAAAAGCAAACCATACTGCATTTCCTGCATGCTTCTCGAAATCTTTCATTAATGAGGTTTCTTCACCTTGGTTCATATTACCGTCAAATTGCGGTGTTCTTTTTGTTGTATTACACCCTGCAAGCACAAATAATGCAAGAAAAGCTAATGTAATTTTTGTTTTCATAATTAAACTCCTTGAGATTATAATTTATTAATATTGAATTCATTTTAGCTAGTTATAAAACTAAACTAACCAAAAGCTATGTGAGTTAGTATATATCATTATTTTATTAGTTTAAAGGCTAAAATATTATAAAATGCAATTACTCATGAATAAATGTGGTAAAAATATCATTTTTATAATACGAGTAGATATTTTGGATAAATAGATAAATGAAGTTTAATGTAGAAAAGAGGAATCGATTTTGAAGCTTATAACCGGCAGCGTATATATAAATATATAATATGTGAGGATCAAGAAATATTAAACAACGACGACAATTTTTGAAATAAAACGAGTATATACTCCGAAGTAAAATGAAGAATCAGTAGACGAAGATCAATTTCAAAAAGAGCAAGGAGTTCACAAGGCAAGGAGGTGTTGTTGCGTGGATATTGAAGATCGTCATTGCGAGGAAATTACGAAGTAATTGACGAAGCAATCTCAGGAGGTTGTTATTATTTCATGAGGTTGCCACGCAGCCGCCTACGGCTGCTCGCAATGACGACTTGGTATCTACGCAACAATGCCAGGCGAGGAGCGGAGCGTATACTTAAACGTTCAGCACCACAGCTCTTGTAGAACGACGTAGCCAATTTTGAAATTCTACCTGAGTATATTCACCATCTAATTAATGCACTGCCCCAAGTAAGACCTGCACCAATAACCGAGAATAGTAGAATATCACCCTTTTTTATTTTACCTGATGCTTTGAGAGTACTTAAAGCAAGCGGAATAGAAGCCGCAGAGCAATTAGCGTGTTTCTCTACGGTCTTTATTATCTTATGTTCCGGTAGGTTTAATGATTCAGCAAGTTTATTTATAATACGGATATTTGCTTGATGAGGTATAAAATAATCAATATCGCTTACACTGAATTGATTAGCATGCAGTAAATCTTCTATAGATTGTTGCATTTTTTCTATTGCATGACGAAATAATTTTTGCCCCTGCATAACTATTTTGCCACTAATACCATTCATACTTACACCACCGTTTGTGTATAATATTTCATAATCAGCCCCGCTTGAGAAGATATTACTATCTATTAAACCGGAATCATCACTACTACGCTGCAATATTACGCTACCAGCCCCATCACCGAATAAAACGCAAGTAGTCCTATCATTCCAGTCTAATAATGATGTCATTTTCTCGGCTCCTATAAGCAAAATAGTTTTATATTTACCTGATGAGATAAGAGAATTCGCTACTTGTAAACCATAAACAAAGCCGGCACATACTGCTTGTAAATCAAAAGACGGTATATTAGTTAAACCAAGATAACCTTGAAGCTTAGAGGCGACTGAAGGAAAACTATTATCCGGAGTAGTAGTACATGTAATAATTAAATCAATATCATTTGCCGACACCCTCGCATCTACTATAGCTTTTTCAGCTGATTTTAAAGCAAGATGGGAAGTATATTCTGTATCACCTGCTATATGACGCTGCGTAATACCTGTTCTTGTTCTAATCCATTCATCGTTAGTATCTACAAATTTTGCAAGCTCGTCATTACTAACTATTTTTGAAGGAAGATACCCGCCGCAACCAATAATTTTACAGGTCATAAAATCTTTAGGCTACTTCTTCTTCAGTTTCAATTTTCTTTGTTACTACTTGACGATTATTATAAGTACCGTCGACTAAAGAAACGTGATGCGGAAGCTTATATTCACCGGTTTGCGAGTCAACTATTACGTTAACTTTTCCAAGTGCTAAGTGCGAACGTCTCATATTACGTCTTGATTTTGATGTTTTCTTCTTTGGAACTGCCATTATTAGCCTCTCTAAATATAAATTAAAAAGTATTTGTCAAATTAGTGAAGCAGTATATTATAATCTTGTAATAAAATCTAGATAAAATTAAACTTATGAAAATTTTTATAACATGTATTCTTAGTATATTAGCCTTTTTTTCCTTAAGCGGCTGCAAAACTATCGAAAATAGAGGGCAATCCATCGATGATTCGGCA
This window harbors:
- the mreC gene encoding rod shape-determining protein MreC; this translates as MAILANRVKNSSNSLELIRIISNTLKRFFVIFGLGLSVYLFFTTPKKISSISLEITGSIVSTGLAVYEDIFEYINSITQKFVYFQDLERKNIELKLEIARLQHLQSEVESVRAENIALKDLLTIAEEEEFEYITTKLLSVSFNPFSRTALISAGKKQGIEPDQIVVNSGKLIGKVIEVSNSYAKVMLISDVNSRIPIKANSSREQGILAGNNNNSKILYLPNNHLVQKDEEIVTSGHGNIYPAGILVGYVSKVTEHDVMVNVAADLSKTEFVQVLLPKE
- a CDS encoding helix-turn-helix transcriptional regulator, with the protein product MALATKVKEFLEEKLKQEKIDRKYLAEVTNIPYTTVSRIMRVEANREFNPEIDTILKIAKYFNCTMDEVIKRKVQHNS
- a CDS encoding YraN family protein codes for the protein MKKDYFGIIAEYICIIIYKLKFYQILHHRKRYYVGEIDIIVLRNKEIVFIEVKARSSKIDDRFVSFNQQRRITRAAEMFLSSNSKYRNYNIRFDLVIIRSYKLPIIIKNVW
- a CDS encoding LptF/LptG family permease, whose translation is MINLKTLSWYLTKLYSKCFFIILFLLIGLLIISNIFDLLQKFKNIYVPFSFFWRLILYKIPYLLGQVSSLISFTAMLFFLRNLTKNNELTAMLSSGIHIWQVLVIPCIVTLILGIVFTTILNPIGTIGLQKYELLEAKLTKKALSEGIISKSGLLFFESLNDENQIIQTQFINVAEKKLNNITILFVDSNNSFLKRIDALYGIIENKMLHLNRVKVFTKEETKAYNNLTIQTNLSINSLVNKFIRPEMVSIWALPKLINELLNSGLPAINYQIYYYKQLFKPIMMMATVILASCFISLKQRDNSQEKILILGLFSGFIAYSLSEILLKILTYNNLSLIAAILLPSMLIFFISSFIILHYKEI
- the rpmF gene encoding 50S ribosomal protein L32, which produces MAVPKKKTSKSRRNMRRSHLALGKVNVIVDSQTGEYKLPHHVSLVDGTYNNRQVVTKKIETEEEVA
- a CDS encoding rod shape-determining protein produces the protein MIMKFLEGFSSGMAIDLGTANTIVYQKSRGIVLREPSVIALIKKDGAFVPYAYGHEAKMMLGRTPTDIEAKRPLKDGVIADFKGAEEMIKYFIRMVHNRRSFFGPTIVICVPSGSTPVERRAIQEAAESAGGRDVYLIEEPMAAAIGAGLPVTEATGSMIVDIGGGTTEVAVLSLGGIVYARSVRVGGDKMDEAIISYIRRHYNLLIGEATAEKIKQEIGTAYVDENAEPRKMEIKGRDLIYGIPKEMILNERQIADSLIEPVSQIVEAVKVALEATPPELSSDIVDKGIVLTGGGSLLRNLDFVLSEATKLPVIVADDALSCVALGTGKVLEDFTKLKHVLFKQD
- the pal gene encoding peptidoglycan-associated lipoprotein Pal, translated to MKTKITLAFLALFVLAGCNTTKRTPQFDGNMNQGEETSLMKDFEKHAGNAVWFAFDSSALSPKAKEELERQACWLSKHPEVKATVEGHCDERGTREYNLGLGERRAAAAKKFLAHKGIDHSRLNTISYGKDRPAMMGNTEEAFAYNRRAVTVVHH
- a CDS encoding beta-ketoacyl-ACP synthase III, giving the protein MTCKIIGCGGYLPSKIVSNDELAKFVDTNDEWIRTRTGITQRHIAGDTEYTSHLALKSAEKAIVDARVSANDIDLIITCTTTPDNSFPSVASKLQGYLGLTNIPSFDLQAVCAGFVYGLQVANSLISSGKYKTILLIGAEKMTSLLDWNDRTTCVLFGDGAGSVILQRSSDDSGLIDSNIFSSGADYEILYTNGGVSMNGISGKIVMQGQKLFRHAIEKMQQSIEDLLHANQFSVSDIDYFIPHQANIRIINKLAESLNLPEHKIIKTVEKHANCSAASIPLALSTLKASGKIKKGDILLFSVIGAGLTWGSALIRW